CTCCTTAATATTAAATGCATATTCtcattttaattataaagataaaaatttaatCAATAGAATATGTGAAGAAATACCACATAAAATTCCCCATTTCCAACCAAGTCATATATCTAGTGTAATAAGTGCTTTTTATAAACTACAAATAAGAGACCAAATAATTATTGATGATATGATAGATGAAATAATAGAAAGGATTGATGAATTTGATACCAAATCCttaacaaatataataaattcattttctaaattaaattataaaaatgataataaatatattttatggAAAAAATGTATCCAAGCCGTAAAAAAATTGGACAAAGAGTTTAATTTCTTAGAGATTGTTTTAATAACTAATGCATTGTGTAAAGAACatattgtaaaaataaaaaataaaaataatgcatatatacatgacaataataatgacaataataatgacaataataatgacaataataatgataataataataatatatatacacatttATGTGAagttataaaatataagatatatgaagaaaagTGCCTGAATGTTCATACCAATTCATTTTTGTTATGTACTGTTGCACATTCTTTATCTAAAgttaaatattatgataaagatttatttccttttattattgaatatttttctgatgaaaataattatatttctttagATAACCAACATTTCTCacaattaatatattcttcttatattttcaatattgATAAACCagaatttataaatatgtttattaaaGTAATATCCAATCGAATAGAAAATAAACAACTAAATGAACAGGCATTATCAACAATTTGTTATTCATTAGctaaattaaaaattagAAATATACCCTTCTTTATACTTTTATCatcttatattattaaacaaaaaatacAATTATCTACACAAAGTTTAAGTCTTATTTGTTATAGTTATTCTAAATTACTTATAAAATCAGAaatgttattttatatattgtcAATACAAATTTTTCAACATATGAATATGTTCACAAAACAAGGGTTATCAATCATATTAAGTTCTTATGCTAacttaaaaatatttaatgttaaaatgttttctcttattaataaatatatgaatcTTTATCTACCAAATTTTACAAAAAATGAATGTTTATTAATTTGTTCACATTATGAACATGCTctaaaaaatttaaatgattcagttaacaaaaataatgatgatacAACTATGTTGGTAAATAAAACATCCAAGACTAAAAACGAATTAAATGATTTTGTTAAATcattaaaagaaaaaatttcTAAACTAGAAGATGATgagaaaataaagaatcatgataataaaaataaaattattaataatgaagaaaaagatgTTGATGTTTttgatgatgaaaatattttttcaatatttaaacaaaacgatattttaaatgatcaatatgaagataataataataataatagtaatagtgaaatttttaatataccAAATCCAAAGAATACATTACATACTTCTGATggatatataataaatgaagatataaagaaaaaagaagataCTTTAAAATTgtatcaaaaaatatttcttgatcataaaaatgtaaatagtaatatattacaaaatgTATCACTAAACAACGAAATATTTAGTCAACAACTTTCATCATTAATAGACAAACAAAATGAAACCAAtcaaaaaatgaataaCTATCAAGTGTTTGAAAATTATTCAAATGATGAAATAAATGAACAAACAGAAAACACATCAAATATATCACATACATCAGACATTTCAAATAACACACAATTATCAGATCATTTAATACATTCATCAAATCAgatttataataataaccAGAAAACCAAAAGCTTGATAGATCTCATGACCTCAAACAAACCACCAATCATAAATTCTGAAAAAGagaatttaataaaatcaGCTGAACAAATGGAGACAGAATTTATAAGagattatataaatcaaCAACAAGATTCTCATCATAATAGTACAATGGGAAGAAATCATGAAAAAAGGaaacacaaaaaaaataaaataaaaaacttattgtcaaaaaataatcaaacTGTAAATGATCTTAATGATCTAAAGAAAAAATGGAATgaaatgtataaaaaataacGGAATATTCATAcaaagaaaattataaaaagaaaaaaaaaaaatatatatggataaaccttat
This region of Plasmodium gaboni strain SY75 chromosome 12, whole genome shotgun sequence genomic DNA includes:
- a CDS encoding hypothetical protein (conserved Plasmodium protein, unknown function) — encoded protein: MKNKRRGLKEQPRKKPLDIEKKIRNPYKYEEQMHFDNLCKGELYLPESCKGKKLAMLCNRLYYFNINDEELLERYAERASVIANSMSTKEMSLILNTMRKFNYRNEKLLETFSKHIPSKLHKGVPQDISLILNAYSHFNYKDKNLINRICEEIPHKIPHFQPSHISSVISAFYKLQIRDQIIIDDMIDEIIERIDEFDTKSLTNIINSFSKLNYKNDNKYILWKKCIQAVKKLDKEFNFLEIVLITNALCKEHIVKIKNKNNAYIHDNNNDNNNDNNNDNNNDNNNNIYTHLCEVIKYKIYEEKCLNVHTNSFLLCTVAHSLSKVKYYDKDLFPFIIEYFSDENNYISLDNQHFSQLIYSSYIFNIDKPEFINMFIKVISNRIENKQLNEQALSTICYSLAKLKIRNIPFFILLSSYIIKQKIQLSTQSLSLICYSYSKLLIKSEMLFYILSIQIFQHMNMFTKQGLSIILSSYANLKIFNVKMFSLINKYMNLYLPNFTKNECLLICSHYEHALKNLNDSVNKNNDDTTMLVNKTSKTKNELNDFVKSLKEKISKLEDDEKIKNHDNKNKIINNEEKDVDVFDDENIFSIFKQNDILNDQYEDNNNNNSNSEIFNIPNPKNTLHTSDGYIINEDIKKKEDTLKLYQKIFLDHKNVNSNILQNVSLNNEIFSQQLSSLIDKQNETNQKMNNYQVFENYSNDEINEQTENTSNISHTSDISNNTQLSDHLIHSSNQIYNNNQKTKSLIDLMTSNKPPIINSEKENLIKSAEQMETEFIRDYINQQQDSHHNSTMGRNHEKRKHKKNKIKNLLSKNNQTVNDLNDLKKKWNEMYKK